Proteins co-encoded in one Pseudophryne corroboree isolate aPseCor3 chromosome 1, aPseCor3.hap2, whole genome shotgun sequence genomic window:
- the LOC134982959 gene encoding paraneoplastic antigen Ma1 homolog, producing the protein MERISGEELYNWCTQRGTSLKKCLGVGGNFSDIHDDVVLETLDKLYGVSRPRIIDKWREELGRVVAILIETEKELDARLIPTMIVAGGESGRLWRIIWPKSSEEEAVSAHISASAENPERVNESSNTQGDGANVNGGQFETMVDRVVTQLERWHYEGSYRRLRIFSGIVPVPLGEETYEAWKEAAVQQAEEWQCPDQIKRQRIVESLRGPAMGIIQAARRSNPQATLETYFEVLDYAYGTLEDVGDMTSRFHHTFQEPGEKLSAYLIRIDKLLYKIVDKGGITREEVDGSRMKQLLRGAWTTDFVAQMLRCSAIRETPPTFNDLLKEVKQEEALIEMREKTIKR; encoded by the coding sequence ATGGAGAGGATCTCAGGAGAAGAATTATACAATTGGTGTACACAGAGAGGAACAAGTTTAAAGAAGTGTTTGGGAGTAGGGGGAAATTTTTCTGACATTCATGATGATGTGGTATTAGAGACTTTAGACAAATTGTATGGTGTAAGCAGACCCAGGATCATAGACAAATGGAGAGAGGAATTAGGGAGAGTTGTGGCTATTTTAATAGAGACAGAAAAAGAGTTAGATGCTAGGTTAATACCTACTATGATAGTAGCTGGGGGAGAGAGTGGAAGATTGTGGCGCATTATATGGCCTAAAAGCAGTGAGGAGGAAGCAGTTAGTGCTCATATTTCAGCTTCTGCTGAAAATCCAGAAAGGGTTAATGAGAGCAGCAATACCCAGGGGGATGGTGCCAATGTAAATGGAGGGCAGTTCGAGACCATGGTAGATAGAGTGGTCACACAGTTGGAACGATGGCACTATGAGGGAAGTTATAGGAGATTAAGAATATTTTCAGGAATAGTGCCAGTGCCACTTGGGGAAGAAACATATGAAGCATGGAAAGAAGCCGCTGTTCAGCAAGCGGAAGAGTGGCAATGTCCCGACCAAATAAAAAGGCAGAGGATAGTAGAGAGCTTAAGGGGACCAGCCATGGGTATTATTCAGGCAGCTAGAAGAAGCAACCCACAAGCCACACTTGAAACATATTTCGAAGTTTTGGATTATGCATATGGTACTTTAGAGGATGTGGGAGATATGACATCAAGATTCCATCACACATTTCAAGAACCTGGGGAGAAACTTAGTGCTTATTTGATTAGAATTGATAAACTCCTGTATAAAATAGTGGATAAAGGGGGTATtactagagaggaggtggatggaAGTAGGATGAAGCAGCTCCTTAGAGGAGCATGGACCACTGATTTTGTGGCTCAAATGTTAAGATGCTCAGCGATAAGAGAGACCCCTCCCACTTTTAATGATTTGTTAAAAGAAGTAAAGCAGGAGGAAGCATTAATTGAGATGAGAGAAAAAACTATAAAAAGGTAA